AAATTTCCgcaaggaaaagaagaagaagatagagGAGGGGGAACTCGCATGTTAAATGTGGAAGAGCAAGCGATAGATGCTGAAAACAGAAAAGAACAAAAGACAATATCCAGTGTTTAATTAGATTTAATTAAGTGTTTGCTGTGGCTTGATTATGTTGCTCAATATTACCGtgacggggcgtctgggtagcgtagcagtctattccgttgcctaccaacacggggatcgctggtttgaatccttgcgttacctccagcttggtcggccgtccctacagacacaatcgggcacatctgtgggtgcgaagccggatgttgtcccggtcgctgcacaagcgcctcctctggtcagtcggggcacctgttcggggggggaagggggaactgggggggaatagcgtgatcctcccacgtgctacacccccctggagaaactcctcactgtcaggtgaaacgaagcggctggcgacgccacatgtatcagaggagacatgtggtagtcttcagccctccccggatcggcgggggggggggggcagagaccgggacaactcggaagagtggggtaattggccaagtacaactggggagacgtCACCTCTTTTGTCTCTTCTTTTCCCTTCGATCTCTTCTGTAAGAGCAGGATTCACTTCTTTCTAACCTGTTGGATGTCTAACACTTTACTCCAGGCGACACCGTGACGACCGAAGGCCCGATAGTCGAAGTGGGGGAGGGAGTCCGTGAGGAGCCCTACTCCCTTCCCCAAGGTTTCTCCTGGGACACGTTGGATCCGACCAGTCCCACCACGGTGGGTTACGCAATATAACATCCTTTAATTACTGTGCCAATCACGTAATAGCTTGGAAGGCATGAATCAAGACGAGCTGATTCTCCTATTTGATGCCGCACGTTTTTCAATTCCTCACCATCTGGCATCACCAGAGAAGGCGGCTTGGCCAGAGGGTCACAAATCACCTCCACAGAGCAAACGATGTCAAATGTCAGTCACCGTATGACCTCTAATGCGACGTTTGTGCTCGAGCTTTTGTTTGTCTTTTCAAAGCTTTCGGCTCTTAGTGTCATGGCCGTCACAAACGACAAATTAAAGCGGCGGCTGCACGGGCGTGTCTGATCCCCCTTTCCCCCCTCTGTCACTCAGCTGAGAGAGCTGTGCACCCTACTAAATGAaaactacacagaggacgacgacAACACGATCCGATCCCACTTCTCCCCCGAGTACCTGCAATGGTAAGCTTTCATTAAGCACTGACATCTTCTCAAACTCGCTTTTCTCTCCCCAAACGTGACCTTGGCACCGGCCGCCATTTTCTCCCCTTCGTCCACGAAGGAGCTGCGTTGGACGAAACGGAGTTTAAGTGGCACTGATGGTACTTATTGAAGAACACAGCTGTTcttcattaatttattttttgatccatgtttttttttcagctGAGGTGATATGGGACTTGACCCTGTGACTTATCAGTCTCGAGCTTGCTTTTCTTATCTGTTGTCGTCTGCCATCGGCTTCTTCTCGCCATGACCAATGTGAGCAATGGTTTTGCCACCTTCAGGGACCGCAAACATCGATCCCATTCCCATTTACTTAGAAACTATAATTAACATCAACAACCCAGGTCCCTGCTCCCTGAGGTGGAGAAGTCCTACTTGTAGGCCAGATCTGAGGGGTGGCTTTGATTAAACCAGGTCTCCTTTCCCACAGTTGGTTCATTATAAAGGTGGAATGCTTAATCACTGCTTGTTTAATGGACGCTGACTCACATTTACTGACAGAGTGATCTTACTGCCAGCTGTCGACCTCTTGCTCTCTTCCCCCCCCAGGGTCCTGCAGCCTCCTGGCTGGGTGGCCCAGTGGCATTGTGGGGTGCGAGTACACACCAGCAAGAAGTTGGTTGGCTTCATCGCTGCCGTACCCGCCAATGTCCGCATATATGACAAGTGAGTAAGTCCAGCGGATCAAATCCATGTGTATAGTAGGCacagctttctttctttttcattttttttcttttcttttctttcttacttttcattcttttttctttcttgtttctttctttcagtgGTATCATTGTGGTAGTTTTGTGAGCAATATAAGATACAGCCTCGGTGACACGAGGAGAGTTTACATCTACAAATATCAACACTAAGCATGGAGCACACGCAGCTTGGCATATCACATGCAGCATGACATATCACATGCAGCATGATATAGCACATGCAGCATGACATATCACATGCAGCATGACATATCACATGCAGCATGACATATCACATGCAGCTTGACATATCACATGCAGCTTGACATATCACATGCAGCATGACATATCACATGCAGTTTGACATATCACATGCAGTTTGACATATCACATGCAGCATGACATATCACATGCAGCTTGACATATCACATGCAGCTGGACATATCACATGCAGCATGACATATCACATGCAGCATGACATCACATGCAGCATGACATATCACATGCAGCATGACATATCACATGCAGCTGGACATATCACATGCAGCGTGACATATCACATGCAGCGTGACATATCACATGCAGCGTGACATATCACATGCAGCGTGACATATCACACGCAGCGTGACATATCACACGCAGCTTGACATATCACACGCAGCTTGACATATCACACGCAGCATGACATATCACACGCAGCTTGACAtatcacatgcagcttggcatatcacatgcagcttggcatatCACATGCAGCTTGACATATCACATGCAGCTTGACATATCACATGCAGCTTGACATATCACATGCAGCATGACATATCACATGCAGCTGGACATATCACATGCAGCTGGACATATCGCATGCAGCATGACATATCGCATGCAGCATGACATATCGCATGCAGCTGGACATATCGCATGCAGCTGGACATATCGCATGCAGCATGACATCACACGCAGCATGACATCACACGCAGCATGACACATCACACGCAGCATGACACATCACACGCAGCATGACATATCACACGCAGCATGACATATCACACGCAGCATGACATATCACACGCAGCATGACATATCACACGCAGCATGACATATCACACGCAGCATGACATATCACACGCAGCTGGACATATCACACGCAGCATGACATATCACACGCAGCATGACATATCACACGCAGCTGGACATATCACATGCAGCTGGACATATCACATGCAGCATGACATATCACATGCAGCATGACATATCACATGCAGCATGACATATCACACGCAGCATGACATATCACACGCAGCATGGCATATCACATGCAGCATGACATTGACCCAGCCATTGGGGAAATGTCTCGGACACGGTTTTATGGCTTTAGCAGCTTTTGCTGTGCAGGTCCTCTGTTGCGTGTGAAATGTTGTGCGTTGTTGCGATAAGAGAACTTTGCATGGTGAAATCAGCGAAGGGCTATCCCTCTGGAACCGCCCCAACTACAAAACGTGCAGTACATACGACACACGGCAAAGACTAGAGCAGGATTCTGACAGTGTGTGACAGACTCAAGGTGCTGTTTGGGTACAGCAGAGCCCTCCTGACACGTCGACCAGCAAATAAACTGCCCCGAGTGGCCGATAGCAAATCTGTGGCAACTGCAGCAGCATAATTTGATAGCAGACGCCGCTGAACCGAACCTGAAAAGCAAGTGTCGTGATGGTATGTTTGCCCCAGGGAGAAGCAGATGGCACAGGTCAGCCTCCTGTGTGTCCACAAGAAACTACGCTTCAAGCGGATGAGTCCGGTTCTGATCCGAGAGCTTACCAGACGGGTGAACCGGCAGGGCCTCTACCAGGCTGTCTACACAGTTAGTTCATTTCTGCCTACACCGCTGAGCACCTGCAGGTAACTACACAGACCGGCATTTATTTCACTTTGTGTCAGTAAGGCCGGGACGTGAAGACTTgaacccagaaagttgaatcggttcatctggactcaacatttagtgggagatacgtttcatcatcatctaagcgacctcttcagtctcagctggctgcaggtgtccccacccttataagctggACAGCTGGATAACGACTGAAACCGGCACATTTGCGTGACAAACACCAGTGATCggtctcatatgcaaattgctgtgcccatccatccatcatccaaactgcttatcctgctcccagggtcatggggatgctggagcctttcccagcagtcgctgggcggcaggtggggagacaccctggacaggccgccaggccgtcacagggtgtacacacacacacattcacacctagggacaatgtagtacggccgattcacctgacctacatgtctttgtactgtgggaggaaaccggagcacccgggaagaaacccatgcaagacacggggagaacatgcaaactccacacaggggacgacccgggacggcccccaaggttggaccaccccgggggctcgagcgcaggacctccttgctgtgaggcgaccgcgctgaccactgggccaccgtgccgcccccgtaACCATTaaattagagttaaaatggccgtgtgtactggtcacagaggattggggagggtggggatacctgcagtcagctgagactgacaaagatgATGACTGAGGAACTGTGTCTCTCCTTAAGtgttgtgtcccgatgaactgttTCGACTTCCTGGGGTTTCCTTACCCGCATTACTGAGCATGCCTCAAGACATAGAGGGTTTAATGTTGTGCCTTTGGCAAGATGTCCACGAAAACCTTAACACCTAATGGCTGGTTAGAAGACACACATGAACATTTACATGGATTAGAcacgtgtttatgtgtgtattctGTCAGATACTGGCAACGGTCCCTAAATCCACGTAAACTAATGGAAGTCACCCGCAGTGGTCTCGGCAGGAACATGACTGTGCAGAGAGCCCTCAAACTCAACCGCCTGCCTGAGGTAAGTTTGTGTTGTCCCCTTGTGGCAGACATGTGTCATGCCATGGTCAAAGCTCTACACACAGTATAGCCTTGACCATGCCGCTGTATACAGAGTTGACCCGTCTCCTCAGACTCGCCTCGAATATGTTATACCCGGAGACTCATCTGGGATCTCGTTATTTGACATCGCAGGCTGTCTTCGTTGCACCTTCAGATTCTGTTAACGCTTCAGACGTTTAGCTGAcaggctcatccaggatggctcGCAGTGAACGAGATGATGACGGACTCCATTGTCTCTCTCGAGGACACCTGACAAAGACAAGGGAGACACTGTGCTGAAATTACTTAACAGCACTGAGCAGAAACTCCCTGTTGACGCACATCCCCGGCATCTCCTCTAGGGGGCCAACGCAGATTCTGTTTCATTaataaaagaaatgaaaaataaagaacAGTTTCCTATGTAAGGGTTTTACAGAACAATGTGAGAgtgcttttgtttttgtcttttcctctttagcgagaattatttatttatttatttttctgccgcccattttttgacactttgtagctccttcatacttgttagctactgaaaccattcaactatcaaagtGTTCAACTCgttaaggacattagtgctcccctttcagatttttcataaccttttgaactttttgaaatattcaacttttttcagccattttttgaatgggagtcaatgggggacttgcGCAACCTTTCCACCGCTTTTACTCCACTGAAACCatccaggtatcaaaatgttcacctctttaagcccattaaggctcacgtttcggttttttgaaattatttgtacttttagacatattaagctttttctactttttcaaaacaatggaagtctatggggaaaggttgaaaccctcgtcacctttgaactgtatctcctccttcattgtttgagctagaaaccccatttaaagcttaaacagttcaggacattcagctctttcagaacgctattcagattttaaaaatattttatagtttttgaacaattcagctctaaatttTAGCatttctgccatacactttgcctgttagaatgttcagtcctattgtgacgtcacatatcaatttgaaactcaactgccagcctaattattcacactattgctttgcagttctttattagtggcaccacttccactttttcatactttaaactacagaaaccattcaacaatcaaactatttatctatttagcacattatggcaaatttttcagtttttttatacctttaaaacttttcaaatattcagccatttcacgtttcagtttccaggtatttcaggtaggctagtgactttctgacgtTTCcgatttatccattttcagcagtgctttcgcgatttctttcagcagctcagcattcacacgctttttctgtggaaaagcatttttccagtttttctttctccttctctctttcctaGGCGACGAAGACTTCAGGCCTTCGTCCCATGACTAAGGAGGATGTACCAGCCGTGCGAGCTCTTCTCGAGAGACATCTTCAGAAGTTCCACCTCGCCCCCCTGATGTCTCCGCAGGACGCACAACACTGGCTGATGCCCAGAGACGGCGTGATAGACACCTATGTGGTGCAGGTCTGACCCGTCAGTTACTCAGATACGAGGCTGACCCGGCTGTCGAAGAGGCTGAGGTTATAGCGTTCTCAGTGTGGCTGGCTTTGTGTTGGAACCAGCACTTGAAGTAGGGTAGTATTTTTACGGGCGGGGAGACACGGCTCTCGGGGTCTGTTCTGGAGCACTAGGCGAGGGAAAACACAACCGCAATTCATTCATGTGCCCGAGGGAGAAGATGCGTGAATTAATGAATGACCTCTCAGGCTTTGGACATGTGGACATCTAGTCTAGATAGTGAGCAGGACCACTTAACGCTGCTGCTCATGAGATGAATAAGCACAGATAATCCTGTAAATACTCCACACCGGCTGCTTGTGCCACTTACATATTTCATTCCAGCTGATGTTATCGGATGCTGTGCTGTAAAACTGCATTTTATTTTCCACAGCTAGTTGCTTCAAGTGGTTGTAGGTGTGTTTTAGAATTTCAAGTGACCACAGCAGTTGATCACAGGCGTGGGACTCGAGCAAAGCCACGAAACGTTGGAAATGCGTGGGACGATTGCAGGGCGATTTCAGACAATCTCGACAGGTCATTCATTATTCAGTCCCaaaggggcatctgggtaacgtagcggtctattctgttgtctaccaatatggggatcgccggttcgaatccctgtgttacctgcggcttggttgggcatccctacagacacaattggccatgtctgcgggtgggaagccggatgtgggtatgtgtcctggtcgctgcactagcgcctcctctggtcggtcgtggcgcctgttcaggggggggactagggggaatagcgtgatcttcccacgcgctacgtccacctggtgacactactcactgtcaggtgaaaagaagcagctggtgactccacgtgtatgggaggaggcatgtggtagtctgcagccctccccggatcagcagaggagatgGCGTAGCGACCGGGATcccctcggaagagtggggtaattgaccaagtacaattggggggggggggaattaaaaacAGAACATATTCAGTCCCAAAGTCTCGCTTCATGTGGAAACATCTCGGAGTAATGCAGATTAGCTGAAGAACAGAACATATTTGTTTCGATAGAACGACTGAAGCAAGGAGAACTGGAAAGAAGTGCATTTGAGCTCAAGCCCAGGCAGACCCTTTGACTCTCTGCTGGAAGCAAAAATCCAAGCAGGATAATATTTAATGGCGCCGTAGCAGTTCATTCTGGTTTTGATTTCCTGTGAAGAACATGGATTTGctcaccctcccctcccctcccctccccaccccaccccaccccacatgcAGAGTGCTGGAGGCCTGTTGACGGACCTGGTGAGTTTCTACTGCGTGGCATATCAAGTGTTGAACCATCCGGTGCACAGCGCTCTGAGGGTGGCCCACCTCCTGTACTGTGTCTGCACATCCACCGACCTGGCCAGCCTCATGGAGGATGCGCTGGTCCTGGCTAAAGCCGTGAGTTTAACCACAGAAGACAGCGGGGGAAGAGCCAGCgagcaacattttatttatatagcccttttaaaaccatacagtgacaatgagctttacactcaatacacgaaatacaaataaatatataaaataaattgaatgaatataaaacatgtcATAGGGAGAAACAGGCCAAGctaaaaattaaacaaaacaggAATCGGGTGGTGAGCTATAAAAAGGCTTGTCTGAAAAGATtagtttttagaagccgcttaaaacagtccaaatatTCAGTGGATCTAATGGATCGGGGGAGATTTTTCTAGAGGCTTCGGGCTAAAACTGCAGAGGTGTGGTCGCaggtttgcagttggagtgagggatggataaaagacaaaGGTTTGAGTATCGGATTGGTCAggaagtggaatgagaagatcagaaatgtaactggagCAAGATcacgcagtgctttaaatgtaatcaataagatcttatagattattctgagtTTTACGGGAAGCCAGTGGGGGGGGTGCAGGGatggggtaatatgggacctacggctagttctggttagtagtctagcagctgcattctgaaccagctgTAGACCATTTAAAGtggcttggttgaggccagagtagagggagttccAGTAATCTAGACGGAACAAAATGACAGTGTGAATTAATgtttcgatatccttaaaagacaagatagttctgatttttgcaatatttcttagctgaagaaacaggactggacaagcttagtaacatggtgactgaaagacatattctggtcaaagatgataccaagatttttagcgttAGGTTAGatatttgaatgaagtggaccaataaactgatcaactgcggTGGCAAAGTTCTCATGACCAAGTAAGAGAACTTGAGTTTTGTctttagatgaggaaattaagaGAACTTGAGTTCTGTTTGGGTTTAGTTGGAGGAAATTAAGAGAACTTGAGTTCTGTCAGGGTTTAGATGTAGGAAATTAAGAGAACTTGAGTTCtgtcggggtttagatggaggaaattaagacaACTTGAGTTCTGTTTGGGTTTAGTTGGAGGAAATTAAGAGAACTTGAGTTCTGTTTGGGTTTAGTTGGAGGAAATTAAGCGAACTTGAGTTCTgttggggtttagatggaggaaattaagagaACTTGAGTTCtgtcggggtttagatggaggaaattaagagaACTTGAGTTCTgttggggtttagatggaggaaattaagagaACTTGAGTTCtgtcagggtttagatggaggaaattaagagaACTTGA
This is a stretch of genomic DNA from Lampris incognitus isolate fLamInc1 unplaced genomic scaffold, fLamInc1.hap2 scaffold_469, whole genome shotgun sequence. It encodes these proteins:
- the LOC130133690 gene encoding glycylpeptide N-tetradecanoyltransferase 1-like; this translates as MADSNMHDKSLTEEDGGRLKKNKKKQKKEAAWKPEGPRDPVAMLNSLPEEKQQEIQKTLHLFSLGQSLPKTLQEAKHYTHRFWDTQPVPKLSDTVTTEGPIVEVGEGVREEPYSLPQGFSWDTLDPTSPTTLRELCTLLNENYTEDDDNTIRSHFSPEYLQWVLQPPGWVAQWHCGVRVHTSKKLVGFIAAVPANVRIYDKEKQMAQVSLLCVHKKLRFKRMSPVLIRELTRRVNRQGLYQAVYTVSSFLPTPLSTCRYWQRSLNPRKLMEVTRSGLGRNMTVQRALKLNRLPEATKTSGLRPMTKEDVPAVRALLERHLQKFHLAPLMSPQDAQHWLMPRDGVIDTYVVQSAGGLLTDLVSFYCVAYQVLNHPVHSALRVAHLLYCVCTSTDLASLMEDALVLAKAKGFDAVTVLDVMENKCFMEKLKFTRGDKNLHYYLYNWACPTISPDKVGLLLPY